In Halobacteriovorax sp. DA5, a genomic segment contains:
- a CDS encoding spore coat protein U domain-containing protein, giving the protein MTLFKALVATFCVSSVLAAKCDLNVSVNNFVGTISSSVQAVSHPITISRSRNAAQCEVIRAFYSTGGAGNYNRMASTSNNSIPYNLYSDSNMATVLKDVSDATQAGEYSVINLPVRYNSYQSNFYIKQVDLDTVFSSGSGYFGDNIQISFYSIKNNGQLEYETTAYFYLQLVVPRYAELSLVPLGSPHDPNSTQYIMNFGNLTSQDVKSATLNVKGNVGFGVYMTSQNGSLLKNAASSVPYQVKVGPNNYASLSNAGQETFMFQRNNATSINAESYPIYVKLGNVPTNASTGDYEDVITVTVKAW; this is encoded by the coding sequence ATGACATTGTTTAAAGCTTTAGTAGCTACATTCTGTGTCTCATCAGTTTTAGCGGCAAAATGCGACTTAAATGTTAGCGTAAATAATTTTGTTGGGACAATATCTTCAAGCGTTCAAGCTGTTTCCCACCCTATTACAATTTCACGTTCTAGAAACGCAGCTCAATGTGAAGTCATTAGGGCCTTCTATAGTACTGGTGGAGCTGGGAACTATAATCGTATGGCATCGACTTCTAATAATTCGATTCCTTATAACTTATATAGTGACAGTAATATGGCTACAGTTCTTAAAGATGTGTCGGATGCAACTCAAGCTGGTGAGTATAGTGTGATTAATTTACCAGTGAGATACAACTCTTATCAGTCGAATTTTTATATTAAGCAGGTTGATCTCGATACTGTCTTTTCAAGTGGCTCTGGTTACTTTGGCGATAATATTCAAATTAGTTTCTATAGTATTAAAAACAACGGCCAGCTTGAGTATGAAACGACTGCGTATTTTTATCTGCAGTTAGTTGTTCCAAGATATGCTGAGCTAAGCTTAGTTCCTTTGGGTTCTCCTCATGACCCTAACTCTACTCAATATATAATGAATTTTGGAAATTTAACGAGTCAGGATGTAAAGAGTGCAACTCTGAATGTGAAGGGAAATGTAGGCTTCGGTGTTTATATGACTTCACAGAATGGCTCTCTGTTAAAGAATGCAGCAAGTAGTGTTCCTTATCAAGTTAAGGTGGGACCAAACAATTACGCATCTCTTTCAAATGCTGGACAAGAGACCTTCATGTTTCAGCGTAATAATGCCACTTCAATCAATGCTGAGAGCTATCCTATCTATGTGAAATTAGGGAATGTTCCAACAAATGCTTCGACTGGTGATTATGAGGATGTCATTACAGTCACAGTTAAAGCTTGGTAA
- a CDS encoding DUF6868 family protein: MKTELMTSFLGYCAVINMGFLLLSTVMILIFKKQVIEIHASMFGIKEKKFPKMYFKYLANFKLLVIVFNITPYLVFKFIL; this comes from the coding sequence ATGAAGACAGAATTGATGACATCTTTCTTAGGTTATTGTGCAGTTATAAATATGGGTTTTTTATTACTTTCAACAGTAATGATTCTCATATTCAAAAAACAAGTAATTGAGATTCACGCTAGTATGTTTGGAATTAAAGAAAAGAAGTTCCCTAAGATGTATTTTAAATACCTAGCGAACTTCAAGTTACTTGTGATTGTGTTTAATATAACACCTTATCTCGTTTTTAAATTTATTCTATAG
- a CDS encoding VOC family protein, with the protein MSVSAIGIACKNIEKTIQFYNLLNFDFEEYGKGHYEATQENGLRIMLDSFDLLKEINNDWKEPINSGITLCFQQTTPSEVDKLFQRIVDAGFEIEKSPWDAFWGQRYASVRDPNGNQVDLFAQI; encoded by the coding sequence ATGAGTGTAAGCGCGATTGGAATTGCTTGTAAGAATATTGAAAAAACTATTCAATTTTACAACTTATTAAACTTTGATTTTGAAGAATATGGAAAGGGCCATTATGAGGCCACGCAAGAAAATGGACTACGAATCATGCTAGATTCATTCGATTTGCTTAAAGAGATTAATAACGATTGGAAAGAGCCTATAAATTCTGGAATCACTCTATGTTTTCAACAAACAACCCCTAGTGAAGTAGATAAGCTATTCCAACGTATCGTCGACGCTGGTTTTGAAATCGAAAAATCACCATGGGATGCTTTTTGGGGACAAAGATACGCTTCAGTTAGAGACCCAAATGGAAATCAAGTTGACCTCTTTGCTCAGATTTAA
- a CDS encoding flotillin domain-containing protein, translating into MARLEKTELAQEEINKRKVEITAEAEAERQRRIAKGEADAILAKYEAEAQGIQKVLEAKAQGYNKLVEIVGDDKRLVPTLLMVEQLPEIIAQQVKAVQDLKIDKVTVWDGGGNSHNGKSATSNFLSGLINSLPAVHDLAKQAGVELPEFLGQLTPPENNAIDSVPPTSHNQ; encoded by the coding sequence ATTGCGAGGCTTGAGAAAACAGAACTAGCACAAGAAGAAATTAATAAGAGAAAAGTTGAAATTACTGCAGAGGCAGAAGCAGAAAGACAAAGAAGAATTGCAAAAGGTGAAGCAGATGCAATTCTAGCGAAATATGAAGCTGAAGCACAAGGTATACAAAAAGTACTCGAGGCCAAGGCCCAAGGTTACAACAAGCTTGTTGAAATTGTTGGGGATGATAAGAGACTTGTCCCTACACTACTTATGGTTGAACAATTACCAGAAATTATTGCTCAGCAAGTTAAGGCCGTACAAGACCTTAAAATTGATAAGGTTACTGTATGGGACGGTGGCGGAAATAGTCACAATGGAAAGAGTGCAACGTCAAACTTTCTTAGTGGGCTAATCAATTCCCTACCTGCTGTGCACGATCTTGCAAAACAGGCCGGTGTTGAACTTCCTGAATTTCTTGGACAGCTAACACCACCAGAAAATAATGCCATTGATAGTGTCCCTCCAACAAGTCACAATCAATAA
- a CDS encoding flotillin family protein, which yields MLFSTFGIMGIIVVPVLILLFAAIFLSKQYKRCPSNQILVIYGSVGTGQSAKCIHGGGSFVIPLLQDYTYLSLEPLTIEIDLRSALSKKNIRVNVPSTFTVGISTTSNIMTNAAERLLGLSTGEISNQAQDIILGQMRLVIATLAIEEINQDREKFLDLVNKNVNLELNKIGLDVINVNIRDITDESGYIEAIGKKAAAEAINKAKVEVAEQDKDGAIGEANANKEKEVQVANQVAESEAGQKEAERNKRIRIAKYEAEGVTGEAAALREQEVAQAKQRAITEQGKKEALKEQRVFVAIQEAESVKGENESKANIAEYDATLKEKQADAAKRGEVALA from the coding sequence ATGCTATTTAGTACTTTCGGAATAATGGGAATAATTGTTGTTCCTGTTTTAATTCTGCTTTTTGCGGCAATCTTTTTATCAAAACAATATAAAAGATGTCCATCAAATCAAATCTTAGTTATCTACGGAAGTGTAGGTACAGGACAATCTGCAAAATGTATTCATGGAGGAGGTTCGTTTGTTATTCCTCTTTTACAAGATTATACATATCTATCACTTGAGCCGCTTACAATTGAAATCGATTTAAGAAGTGCACTTTCTAAAAAGAATATTAGAGTAAATGTTCCGTCAACATTTACAGTTGGTATTTCAACGACTTCAAACATCATGACGAATGCAGCAGAACGTCTTCTAGGTCTTTCGACGGGTGAGATATCAAATCAGGCCCAAGATATTATTCTAGGGCAAATGCGTCTTGTTATTGCAACTCTTGCTATTGAAGAGATCAACCAAGATAGAGAGAAATTCTTAGATCTAGTTAATAAGAACGTAAACCTTGAGCTTAATAAAATTGGTCTTGATGTAATTAACGTTAATATTAGAGATATTACAGATGAATCTGGATATATTGAAGCCATTGGTAAGAAAGCTGCCGCAGAAGCAATTAATAAAGCTAAAGTAGAAGTTGCTGAGCAAGATAAAGATGGTGCTATTGGTGAAGCAAACGCTAACAAAGAAAAAGAAGTTCAAGTCGCCAATCAAGTTGCAGAATCAGAAGCAGGACAAAAAGAAGCTGAGAGAAATAAGAGAATTCGTATCGCAAAATATGAAGCAGAAGGTGTTACTGGAGAAGCAGCAGCACTAAGAGAGCAGGAAGTTGCACAAGCAAAGCAAAGAGCGATTACAGAGCAAGGAAAGAAAGAAGCTTTAAAAGAGCAAAGAGTCTTCGTTGCAATCCAAGAAGCAGAGTCTGTAAAGGGTGAGAATGAGTCAAAAGCAAATATTGCAGAATACGATGCTACCCTAAAAGAAAAGCAAGCCGATGCGGCCAAGCGAGGGGAAGTTGCCCTGGCATAA
- a CDS encoding Fic family protein produces the protein MAKTRKRPHELLAESLRNAKETARDCVVRSANLERRDRERLVDSGFLTEIIRGWYLLTSPDSGGGSTAWFGGFWAFVRHYLDDRFGKGNYCLSAESSLSLHAGDTSIPSQIVVLTKKASNTTIDLPHGTSMLLLTDKNFPDDIDKFNGVSRMSLPLALCRLTASYFQKYPRNIEIVLKMSSLSVAEVSRVLLRLETIASAERIVGAYKYLGEENKSEQVQKDMSVAGYMIKEVNPFDSYRPKLGKSRLTSPYAGRIRLMWSMMREVVVDIMPSTPGFKQDKTNTIRIIKETYKQDAYHSLSIEGYQVTEELISKIESGEWDPESSEEDRRQKDAMAAKGYLNAFNEVIESVVKVLSGDDPGLILSNDLQSWYRQLFAPLVKANLLPAEKVAGYRNLPVYITNSRHVPPPSSAVLDCMEVLFELLEKEENSFVKAVLGHFVFVYIHPYMDGNGRMGRFIMNLMLISGGYNWTVIRTSNRDRYMESLEQASTKEDISKFAEFIKFELEHWNDV, from the coding sequence ATGGCCAAAACTCGTAAACGTCCACATGAACTTCTTGCTGAATCTCTTAGAAATGCTAAAGAGACTGCGAGAGATTGTGTTGTGAGATCGGCCAATCTGGAACGTAGAGATAGAGAAAGGCTAGTTGATTCAGGTTTTCTTACTGAAATTATAAGAGGGTGGTACTTGTTAACTTCTCCTGATTCAGGGGGGGGAAGTACAGCTTGGTTTGGTGGCTTTTGGGCATTTGTTAGACACTATTTAGATGATCGTTTTGGTAAAGGTAATTATTGTTTGTCGGCAGAATCATCATTAAGCTTACATGCTGGTGATACGAGTATTCCAAGTCAAATTGTTGTGCTAACGAAAAAGGCAAGTAATACAACTATCGATCTTCCTCATGGGACTTCGATGCTTCTATTAACAGATAAAAATTTTCCAGACGATATTGATAAATTTAATGGTGTATCTAGAATGAGTCTGCCTTTAGCTTTGTGTCGGTTAACCGCAAGTTATTTTCAAAAATATCCTCGAAATATTGAGATCGTTCTAAAGATGTCTTCCTTAAGTGTTGCTGAAGTTTCTAGAGTTCTACTTAGGCTAGAAACAATAGCATCTGCTGAGCGTATTGTTGGTGCTTATAAGTATTTAGGTGAAGAGAATAAATCTGAGCAGGTACAAAAAGATATGTCTGTTGCAGGTTACATGATTAAGGAAGTTAATCCATTTGATTCATATCGACCAAAGTTAGGGAAGAGTCGTCTTACATCTCCATATGCAGGAAGAATCAGGTTGATGTGGAGTATGATGAGAGAAGTTGTTGTTGATATTATGCCGAGCACTCCAGGCTTTAAGCAAGATAAGACTAATACAATAAGGATTATTAAAGAAACATATAAGCAGGATGCCTACCACTCTTTATCGATTGAAGGTTATCAAGTTACAGAAGAGTTAATATCTAAAATTGAATCAGGTGAATGGGACCCTGAAAGTTCTGAAGAAGATAGAAGACAAAAAGATGCAATGGCCGCGAAGGGATACTTGAATGCTTTTAACGAAGTAATTGAAAGTGTTGTAAAAGTTTTAAGTGGTGATGACCCTGGACTTATTCTATCTAATGATCTTCAGTCTTGGTATAGACAATTATTTGCACCACTTGTAAAAGCAAACTTATTACCTGCTGAAAAAGTTGCCGGCTATCGAAACCTTCCGGTATACATTACTAATTCAAGACACGTTCCCCCACCTAGCTCAGCAGTCTTAGATTGCATGGAAGTATTATTCGAGTTGTTAGAGAAAGAAGAAAATTCTTTTGTAAAAGCAGTCTTAGGTCATTTTGTTTTTGTCTATATTCACCCTTACATGGACGGTAATGGCAGAATGGGAAGATTTATCATGAACTTAATGCTCATCTCTGGTGGATATAATTGGACAGTCATTAGAACAAGTAATAGAGATCGCTATATGGAATCCCTAGAGCAAGCCTCTACAAAAGAAGACATTTCAAAATTTGCAGAATTTATAAAATTTGAGCTTGAACATTGGAATGATGTTTAG
- a CDS encoding HAD family hydrolase — protein sequence MTKIILSDFDGTLTHHTEMSSELFDILKLADEKKVPFVIVTGRSISWAHFLITHFTSLPIVISEGGGAISWRDKAGLIQNEFLVPESELAKLEAFCIKLKEKYPNLYLTSDSLGRVADRAIELCDLEDEKFKNEICHLMDEEGINYSTSNVHLNFWCGNLSKANATKVLFNKFYPNLNMAEDAIYFGDSLNDQSMFDKVKTSIGVSNIKSVLDKLAVKPHVILEGSENAGPSGVLNYLKNNL from the coding sequence ATGACAAAAATTATTCTCTCAGATTTCGACGGAACACTTACTCATCACACAGAAATGAGTAGTGAGCTTTTCGATATTTTAAAATTAGCAGATGAGAAGAAAGTCCCTTTTGTCATTGTTACTGGCCGCTCAATTTCTTGGGCACACTTTTTAATCACTCACTTTACTTCACTTCCAATTGTTATCTCTGAAGGTGGGGGAGCAATTAGCTGGCGTGATAAAGCAGGACTTATTCAAAATGAATTTCTTGTTCCTGAAAGTGAGTTAGCAAAACTTGAAGCCTTTTGTATAAAGCTTAAAGAAAAATATCCTAACCTTTATTTAACAAGTGACTCTCTGGGACGAGTTGCTGATCGTGCAATTGAGCTTTGTGATCTTGAAGATGAGAAGTTTAAAAATGAAATCTGCCACCTTATGGATGAAGAGGGGATTAACTACTCAACGTCTAATGTGCACTTAAACTTTTGGTGTGGAAATCTTTCAAAAGCAAATGCAACGAAAGTACTCTTTAATAAGTTCTATCCAAATTTAAATATGGCCGAAGATGCTATCTATTTTGGAGATAGCCTTAATGATCAATCAATGTTTGATAAAGTAAAAACATCAATTGGTGTTTCAAATATTAAATCAGTTCTCGATAAGCTTGCAGTTAAGCCTCACGTAATTCTTGAAGGAAGCGAGAATGCAGGGCCTAGCGGGGTTTTAAACTACCTGAAAAATAATCTCTAG
- a CDS encoding RluA family pseudouridine synthase translates to MAILNKKFTTQVYEVTYYVEETQHGMRLDQYMQIYLETWSRQEVKKRIKAGDVQIIGRPGKHRPSTTLHYKERIFFRIERTTQEDEYWRGELIELDEKPEIIFEDKELIVMNKPPYMACHPTGRHLFYCATVMFEEKYEKTIHSIHRLDRETSGVMMLGKEPQIANLMGEEFIHDRVKKCYFFIAKANEDYNGEIEFYSDERLGAGEEGLKRVYIDSYPVDSHEGKHAYTDFKVLFKEGDYVIGLAFPQTGRQHQIRVHAMLRGLPLVGDKLYLGSFEMFQRFKDNLASPEEYDQMEHNRHCLHAIGLKLHYKGEDRMYISSLPKDFIPLISERFTTPVEEIESTVKDAARDYFSGSLKPR, encoded by the coding sequence ATGGCCATTCTCAATAAGAAATTTACAACACAAGTATATGAAGTCACTTACTATGTTGAGGAAACTCAGCATGGTATGAGACTTGATCAATATATGCAAATCTATCTTGAGACTTGGTCACGTCAAGAAGTAAAGAAACGTATCAAGGCAGGCGATGTTCAAATCATTGGCCGCCCTGGAAAACATCGTCCTTCAACAACTCTCCACTACAAAGAAAGAATCTTCTTTAGAATCGAAAGAACAACTCAAGAAGATGAGTACTGGCGTGGTGAATTAATTGAGTTAGACGAGAAACCAGAGATTATCTTTGAAGACAAAGAGCTTATTGTTATGAATAAGCCTCCTTATATGGCCTGCCACCCTACTGGCCGCCACCTCTTCTACTGTGCAACTGTTATGTTTGAAGAGAAGTATGAAAAAACCATTCACTCTATTCACAGGCTTGATCGTGAAACATCAGGGGTTATGATGTTAGGAAAAGAGCCCCAGATAGCCAACTTAATGGGTGAAGAGTTTATCCACGATCGCGTAAAGAAGTGTTACTTCTTTATCGCCAAGGCAAATGAAGACTACAACGGCGAAATCGAGTTCTATTCAGATGAGCGACTTGGCGCTGGTGAAGAAGGTTTAAAGCGTGTCTATATCGACTCTTACCCTGTTGATTCCCATGAAGGTAAACACGCCTACACAGACTTTAAGGTTTTATTTAAGGAAGGCGACTATGTTATTGGCTTGGCCTTCCCTCAAACAGGACGCCAACATCAGATTAGAGTTCACGCTATGCTTAGAGGACTTCCACTAGTTGGCGATAAGCTCTACCTTGGCTCATTTGAAATGTTTCAAAGATTTAAGGACAATTTAGCGAGCCCAGAAGAATATGATCAAATGGAGCACAATCGCCACTGTCTTCATGCCATAGGACTCAAGCTTCACTATAAGGGTGAAGATCGCATGTATATTTCTTCACTGCCAAAAGATTTCATTCCACTTATTAGTGAGAGATTTACAACTCCTGTTGAAGAAATTGAATCGACTGTAAAAGATGCTGCTAGAGATTATTTTTCAGGTAGTTTAAAACCCCGCTAG